From the genome of Streptomyces sp. NBC_01116, one region includes:
- a CDS encoding DUF1996 domain-containing protein — protein sequence MVTRLNRTTLVSALIVATALALVALGLTAITNAGATAAEAAPPASGKPAAASHVMQGHRMAPAKPVAFGDDPDGDGYIPADPPVTGVEPSDEIPPHRYFHEFQANCSVSHTAPDDPIVYPGQAGASHDHTFMGNDTTDANSTTASLSAGGTACLAPGDLSAYWMPTLYNGNEEIRPVGPQTIYYKAGVTDYRTVRPFPKGLRFVVGSPTQTAQEFRDHPGMVEGYECGESYHNYDFPAACPTSRDTQLNLRMQAPSCWDGKHLDTPDHKAHMAYPVVMGANQDVCPTSHPVALPMIEFKMAWPVNGDMSQVRLASGTGHSFHYDFFNAWDGATLDALVDHCIVGALQCNARGYDENNPGEGAVLDENYELP from the coding sequence ATGGTGACAAGACTCAACAGAACGACCCTGGTGTCCGCCCTGATCGTGGCGACCGCCCTGGCGCTGGTCGCGCTCGGGCTCACCGCGATCACGAACGCCGGGGCGACCGCCGCCGAGGCGGCCCCGCCCGCGTCCGGCAAGCCCGCGGCGGCCTCGCACGTCATGCAGGGCCACCGGATGGCGCCGGCGAAGCCCGTCGCCTTCGGGGACGACCCCGACGGCGACGGCTACATACCGGCGGACCCGCCGGTCACAGGAGTGGAGCCGTCCGACGAGATCCCGCCGCACCGCTACTTCCACGAGTTCCAGGCCAACTGCTCGGTCAGCCACACCGCCCCGGACGACCCGATCGTCTACCCGGGCCAGGCCGGCGCCTCGCACGACCACACGTTCATGGGCAACGACACCACGGACGCGAACAGCACCACCGCGTCCCTGAGCGCGGGCGGAACCGCCTGCCTCGCGCCCGGCGACCTGTCCGCCTACTGGATGCCCACCCTCTACAACGGGAACGAGGAGATCCGCCCGGTCGGCCCCCAGACCATCTACTACAAGGCCGGAGTCACCGACTACCGCACCGTGCGCCCCTTCCCCAAAGGGCTGCGGTTCGTCGTCGGCAGCCCCACCCAGACCGCCCAGGAGTTCCGCGACCACCCCGGCATGGTCGAGGGGTACGAGTGCGGCGAGAGCTACCACAACTACGACTTCCCGGCCGCCTGCCCGACCAGCCGGGACACTCAGCTCAACCTGCGTATGCAGGCGCCCAGTTGCTGGGACGGCAAGCACCTGGACACTCCCGACCACAAGGCCCACATGGCCTATCCGGTCGTGATGGGGGCCAACCAGGACGTCTGCCCGACGAGCCACCCGGTGGCCCTGCCGATGATCGAGTTCAAGATGGCGTGGCCGGTCAACGGTGACATGTCGCAGGTGAGACTGGCCAGCGGCACCGGCCACTCCTTCCACTACGACTTCTTCAACGCCTGGGACGGCGCCACGCTCGACGCCCTGGTCGACCACTGCATCGTCGGTGCTCTCCAGTGCAACGCCCGTGGCTACGACGAGAACAACCCGGGTGAGGGCGCGGTTCTGGACGAGAACTACGAACTGCCCTGA
- a CDS encoding discoidin domain-containing protein: MITSRFRRPARARGRTTARLAVAALLAAAAATLPVPAAQAAGSVVKVTGSQGAWQLTVNGAPYTVKGLTWGPSVADAGRYMPDVKSMGVNTIRTWGTDATTKPLLDTAAANGIKVIAGFWLQPGGGPGSGGCVNYLTDTAYKNDMLAEFPKWVETYKDHEGVLMWNVGNESVLGLQNCYSGDALEQQRDAYTTFVNEVAKKIHAVDPNHPVTSTDAWTGAWPYYKKNAPDLDLYAVNSYDAVCDIKETWESGGYDKPYIVTEGGPAGEWEVPDDANGVPDEPSDVAKAEGYQRAWDCVDGHEGVSLGATLFHYGTEYDFGGVWFNLLPAGQKRLSYYAVKEAFGADTSGDNTPPVISGMAVDDASAVQAGKPFTFKASVSDPDGDPLTHQVLVNSKYIDNGGQLTEAVFTDRGDGTFEVTAPDRLGVWKVYLKSTDGKGNVGIETKSFKVVPPKVDGVNLASGKPAEASSFQPESVGCPCPAANAVDGSFDTRWASDWADRQWIQVDLGATTSFDHVQLAWEAAYAKAYTVQTSDNGQDWTTVHTQTAGNGGIDDIEVAGNARYVRVSTTERGTPWGYSLYEFGVYRS, translated from the coding sequence ATGATCACGTCCCGATTCCGACGTCCGGCCCGCGCCCGGGGCCGAACCACCGCACGCCTCGCCGTCGCCGCACTGCTGGCCGCCGCCGCGGCCACGCTTCCGGTGCCCGCCGCTCAGGCCGCCGGCAGTGTGGTGAAGGTGACCGGCTCCCAGGGCGCCTGGCAGCTGACCGTGAACGGCGCCCCGTACACCGTGAAGGGCCTGACCTGGGGTCCGTCCGTCGCGGACGCCGGGCGGTACATGCCCGACGTGAAGTCGATGGGTGTCAACACGATCCGAACGTGGGGCACCGACGCCACCACGAAGCCCCTGCTGGACACCGCGGCGGCGAACGGCATCAAGGTGATCGCCGGGTTCTGGCTGCAACCGGGCGGCGGTCCCGGCAGCGGTGGCTGTGTGAACTACCTGACGGATACCGCGTACAAGAACGACATGCTCGCCGAATTCCCGAAGTGGGTCGAGACCTACAAGGACCATGAAGGCGTCCTGATGTGGAACGTCGGCAACGAGTCGGTGCTCGGTCTGCAGAACTGCTACAGCGGCGACGCGCTGGAGCAGCAGCGCGACGCCTACACCACGTTCGTCAACGAGGTCGCCAAGAAGATCCACGCGGTCGACCCGAACCACCCGGTCACCTCGACCGACGCGTGGACCGGGGCCTGGCCGTACTACAAGAAGAACGCGCCCGACCTCGACCTGTACGCCGTGAACTCCTACGACGCCGTCTGCGACATCAAGGAGACCTGGGAGAGCGGCGGTTACGACAAGCCCTACATCGTCACCGAGGGCGGGCCCGCCGGTGAGTGGGAGGTGCCGGACGACGCCAACGGCGTACCGGACGAGCCGAGCGACGTGGCGAAGGCCGAGGGCTACCAGCGGGCCTGGGACTGCGTCGACGGGCACGAGGGGGTGTCGCTCGGCGCCACGCTGTTCCACTACGGGACCGAGTACGACTTCGGCGGCGTCTGGTTCAACCTGCTCCCCGCGGGCCAGAAGCGGCTCTCCTACTACGCGGTGAAGGAGGCGTTCGGCGCGGACACCTCCGGCGACAACACCCCGCCGGTCATCAGCGGGATGGCCGTCGACGACGCCTCCGCGGTCCAGGCGGGCAAGCCGTTCACGTTCAAGGCGTCCGTCTCCGACCCGGACGGTGACCCGCTCACCCATCAGGTGCTGGTCAACTCCAAGTACATCGACAACGGAGGGCAGTTGACGGAAGCGGTTTTCACCGACCGGGGTGACGGCACGTTCGAGGTCACCGCACCGGACAGGCTCGGCGTCTGGAAGGTCTACCTCAAGTCGACCGACGGCAAGGGCAACGTCGGCATCGAGACGAAGTCCTTCAAGGTGGTGCCGCCCAAGGTCGACGGGGTGAACCTGGCCTCCGGGAAGCCCGCCGAGGCGTCGTCCTTCCAGCCGGAGAGCGTCGGCTGCCCCTGCCCGGCGGCCAACGCCGTCGACGGCTCCTTCGACACCCGCTGGGCCAGCGACTGGGCCGACCGGCAGTGGATCCAGGTCGACCTGGGAGCGACCACTTCCTTCGACCATGTCCAGCTGGCCTGGGAGGCGGCCTACGCCAAGGCGTACACGGTCCAGACGTCGGACAACGGGCAGGACTGGACCACCGTCCACACCCAGACGGCGGGCAACGGCGGCATCGATGACATCGAGGTCGCGGGCAACGCCCGCTACGTCCGTGTGAGCACCACCGAGCGCGGCACCCCGTGGGGCTACTCGCTCTACGAGTTCGGCGTCTACCGGAGCTGA
- a CDS encoding isocitrate lyase/PEP mutase family protein has translation MDLRTTVERAQRLKQLHAEHRPLVLPTVWDVWSARTAADAGFPALTIGSHPLADSRGAADQEGQTFEEVLAAVGPIIAAVGIPVSVDLEAGYGQKPADLVAGLIEVGGVGLNIEDTVHSEGGRVRSTQEHANYVAGLRAAADDAGVPVWVNGRTDLFVHAEDAAAVLDEAIERLRALEQAGADSVYPVRIQDNDELLAAVTAAVSVPVNSTAHPVKHDLERFRRLGVRRITYGPLLQSAMTDAMKGMLEPWTP, from the coding sequence ATGGACCTTCGTACCACCGTTGAGCGCGCTCAACGACTCAAGCAACTGCACGCCGAGCACAGGCCCCTCGTGCTGCCGACCGTCTGGGACGTCTGGTCAGCGAGGACAGCGGCCGACGCCGGGTTCCCCGCCCTGACGATCGGCAGCCATCCGCTCGCCGATTCCCGGGGGGCCGCGGACCAGGAGGGGCAGACCTTCGAGGAGGTGCTCGCCGCCGTCGGCCCGATCATCGCGGCGGTCGGCATCCCCGTCTCCGTGGACCTGGAGGCCGGCTACGGGCAAAAGCCCGCGGACCTCGTCGCCGGTCTCATCGAGGTCGGCGGCGTCGGCCTCAACATCGAGGACACCGTCCACTCCGAGGGCGGGCGCGTGCGCAGTACGCAGGAGCACGCGAACTACGTCGCCGGACTGCGCGCGGCTGCCGACGACGCGGGAGTACCGGTCTGGGTCAACGGGCGCACGGACCTGTTCGTGCACGCGGAGGACGCCGCCGCCGTCCTCGACGAGGCGATCGAGCGCCTGCGGGCCCTGGAGCAGGCGGGCGCCGACAGCGTCTACCCGGTGCGCATCCAGGACAACGACGAACTGCTCGCGGCGGTGACGGCCGCCGTCTCCGTGCCGGTGAACTCCACGGCCCATCCGGTCAAGCACGACCTTGAGCGCTTCCGCCGCCTCGGCGTCCGCCGGATCACCTACGGCCCGCTGCTGCAAAGCGCGATGACGGACGCGATGAAGGGCATGCTCGAGCCGTGGACCCCTTAG
- a CDS encoding DUF4344 domain-containing metallopeptidase, with the protein MNSGTAWWPCTTCRSPARKRTPSTSCRRCSCPPVTRSTRSTRSAPSTPGAASREAETEGKLPVDQYADEHSLSVQRFYNWACRLYGSDPDAYESVPRTPTTPTVLCPKNARHSARRSTTRSPSPGARCWTPT; encoded by the coding sequence ATGAACTCGGGCACGGCCTGGTGGCCATGTACGACCTGCCGATCACCGGCAAGGAAGAGGACGCCGTCGACCAGTTGTCGACGCTGCTCCTGTCCACCGGTGACGAGAAGCACGAGGAGTACGCGGTCAGCACCGTCAACGCCTGGGGCGGCCTCTCGGGAGGCCGAGACCGAGGGAAAGCTCCCCGTCGACCAGTACGCCGACGAGCACTCCCTCAGCGTCCAGCGCTTCTACAACTGGGCATGCCGGCTCTACGGTTCCGACCCGGACGCCTACGAGTCCGTCCCCAGAACCCCGACAACCCCGACGGTGCTCTGCCCCAAGAACGCGCGGCACAGTGCCCGCAGGAGTACAACCAGATCGCCAAGTCCTGGGGCACGCTGCTGGACCCCTACATGA
- a CDS encoding GH1 family beta-glucosidase has protein sequence MSDLNALPPDFTWGVATAAYQIEGAVAEDGRSPSIWDTFSHTPGTIDNGDTGDVACDHYHRVPEDIGLIKQLGADAYRFSVAWPRVVPGGDGPVNKAGLDFYDRLVDGLLEAGVTPFATLYHWDLPQGLQDRGGWTVRETSEHFAAYASHVVERLGDRVKDWATLNEPLCSAWIGHLEGRMAPGLTDLTAAVRASYHLHLGHGLAVRAIRAASSDARVGIVNNLSPIEPASTGAPDLAAARRADGHINRWWLDPILGRGYPQDMVELYGVELPVRPGDLETIAAPLDWLGLNYYFRQIVSADPDGPAPHAQQVSVPGARLTHMDWEVHAEGLEQLLLRLTGEYGVQRIYVTENGSAYEDAVAADGSVHDPERVRYLEEHLAACARAVAKGAPLAGYFAWSLLDNFEWAYGYDKRFGLVHVDYATQRRTVKSSGRRYAELVREHAERSARPAA, from the coding sequence GTGTCCGACCTGAACGCCCTCCCGCCGGACTTCACCTGGGGCGTCGCCACCGCCGCGTACCAGATCGAGGGAGCCGTGGCCGAGGACGGCCGCTCCCCCTCGATCTGGGACACGTTCTCGCACACCCCCGGCACGATCGACAACGGCGACACGGGCGATGTGGCCTGTGACCACTACCACCGGGTTCCCGAGGACATCGGCCTGATCAAGCAGCTCGGCGCGGACGCGTACCGCTTCTCGGTCGCCTGGCCGCGCGTCGTGCCGGGCGGCGACGGGCCGGTCAACAAGGCGGGGCTGGACTTCTACGACCGGCTCGTGGACGGTCTGCTGGAGGCCGGCGTCACCCCGTTCGCCACCCTCTACCACTGGGACCTGCCGCAGGGGCTCCAGGACCGGGGCGGCTGGACCGTACGGGAGACCTCGGAGCACTTCGCGGCGTACGCCTCCCACGTGGTGGAGCGCCTCGGCGACCGGGTGAAGGACTGGGCGACGCTGAACGAGCCGCTGTGCTCTGCCTGGATCGGTCACCTGGAGGGCCGGATGGCGCCGGGACTCACCGACCTGACCGCCGCCGTGCGGGCCTCCTACCACCTGCACCTGGGCCATGGCCTGGCCGTACGGGCGATCCGGGCAGCCTCATCGGACGCCCGGGTCGGCATCGTCAACAACCTCAGCCCGATCGAGCCGGCGAGCACGGGCGCACCCGACCTCGCCGCGGCCCGCCGCGCCGACGGCCACATCAACCGCTGGTGGCTGGACCCGATCCTGGGCCGCGGCTACCCGCAGGACATGGTGGAGCTGTACGGGGTCGAACTCCCGGTCCGGCCGGGCGACCTGGAGACGATCGCCGCACCACTCGACTGGCTGGGCTTGAACTACTACTTCCGGCAGATCGTCTCCGCCGACCCCGACGGGCCCGCACCGCACGCCCAGCAGGTCTCCGTCCCCGGCGCGCGTCTCACGCACATGGACTGGGAGGTCCACGCGGAGGGGCTCGAACAGCTGCTGCTGCGCCTGACCGGGGAGTACGGCGTTCAGCGGATCTACGTCACCGAGAACGGCTCGGCGTACGAGGATGCCGTCGCGGCGGACGGCTCGGTGCACGACCCGGAACGCGTCCGCTATCTGGAGGAGCACCTCGCCGCCTGCGCCCGCGCGGTCGCCAAGGGCGCGCCGCTGGCCGGGTACTTCGCCTGGTCCCTGTTGGACAACTTCGAGTGGGCCTACGGCTACGACAAGCGGTTCGGCCTGGTCCACGTGGACTACGCGACCCAACGTCGTACGGTCAAGAGCAGCGGCCGCCGGTACGCGGAGCTGGTCCGGGAACACGCGGAACGAAGCGCCCGCCCGGCCGCCTGA
- a CDS encoding carbohydrate ABC transporter permease, which translates to MSSLTRPTRTTRSRARSPMAAPQSFLWTRRIVLTLLAGFVLLPVYVMVSSSLKPLQDVSGKFQWIPSTLTIQPYFDIWETVPLAKYFVNSLIVAGSATVLSVTIAVFSAYAVSRYRFRGKRVFTVTVLSTQMFPGILFLLPLFLIFVNIGNSTGVALYGSRGGLILTYLTFSLPFSIWMLIGYFDSIPRDLDEAALVDGCGPVRALFQVVVPAAVPGIVAVSVYSFMTAWGEVLFASVMTNDATRTLSVGLQGYATQNDVYWNQVMAASLVVSVPIVAGFLLLQRYLVAGLTAGAVK; encoded by the coding sequence ATGTCTAGCCTCACGCGGCCGACCCGCACCACCCGGTCGCGGGCCCGCTCGCCGATGGCCGCGCCGCAGTCCTTCCTCTGGACCCGTCGCATCGTCCTGACCCTGCTCGCCGGCTTCGTCCTGCTGCCCGTCTACGTGATGGTCAGCAGCTCGCTGAAGCCGCTCCAGGACGTGTCGGGGAAGTTCCAGTGGATCCCGTCGACGCTGACGATCCAGCCGTACTTCGACATCTGGGAGACCGTTCCGCTCGCCAAGTACTTCGTCAACTCGCTGATCGTGGCGGGCTCGGCGACGGTGCTGTCGGTGACCATCGCGGTGTTCTCCGCCTACGCGGTGAGCCGCTACCGGTTCCGGGGCAAGCGGGTCTTCACCGTCACGGTGCTGTCCACACAGATGTTCCCGGGGATCCTCTTCCTGCTCCCGCTGTTCCTCATCTTCGTCAACATCGGCAACAGCACCGGCGTCGCGCTGTACGGCTCGCGCGGCGGGCTCATCCTCACGTACCTGACGTTCTCGCTGCCGTTCTCCATCTGGATGCTGATCGGGTACTTCGACTCCATCCCCCGGGACCTCGACGAAGCGGCCCTGGTCGACGGCTGCGGTCCCGTCCGTGCCCTCTTCCAGGTCGTCGTGCCGGCCGCCGTCCCGGGCATCGTGGCGGTGTCGGTCTACTCCTTCATGACGGCCTGGGGCGAGGTCCTCTTCGCCTCCGTCATGACCAACGACGCCACCCGGACCCTCTCCGTCGGTCTCCAGGGCTACGCCACGCAGAACGACGTGTACTGGAACCAGGTGATGGCCGCGTCCCTCGTCGTCAGCGTCCCGATCGTCGCCGGGTTCCTGCTCCTCCAGCGCTATCTGGTCGCCGGTCTCACCGCGGGAGCCGTCAAGTGA
- a CDS encoding carbohydrate ABC transporter permease, protein MTATVTTDPEVDKSTDMGTSRGTGGARRRLPRIPDRIRQGGLPYLLLLPAVLLELLIHIIPMVIGIVMSFRQLTQFFINNWGAAPWTGLDNYSIAVDFDAPIGEALLHSFFVTCVFTFFSVGFAWLFGTAAAILLQESFRGRGFLRAVFLVPYALPVYAAVITWAFMFQRDNGLINHVLHDQLGITDEPSFWLIGDNSIYTLIIVSVWKGWPFAFLMLMAGLQNIPRELYEAASIDGAGIWQQIRRITLPSLRPVNQVLVLVLFLWTFNDFNTPYVLFGKSAPESADLISIHIYQSSFVTWNFGTGSAMSVLLLLFLLVVTAVYLFLTSRGRKGADV, encoded by the coding sequence ATGACCGCCACCGTCACCACGGACCCCGAGGTCGACAAGTCGACCGACATGGGTACGAGCCGGGGCACCGGGGGTGCGCGCAGGAGACTGCCGCGCATCCCCGACCGGATCCGCCAAGGCGGACTGCCCTATCTGCTGCTCCTGCCCGCCGTCCTGCTCGAACTCCTCATCCACATCATCCCGATGGTCATCGGGATCGTGATGAGCTTCCGGCAGCTCACGCAGTTCTTCATCAACAACTGGGGCGCTGCGCCCTGGACGGGCCTCGACAACTACAGCATCGCCGTCGACTTCGACGCGCCGATCGGTGAGGCCCTGCTCCACTCGTTCTTCGTCACCTGCGTCTTCACGTTCTTCTCGGTCGGGTTCGCCTGGCTTTTCGGCACCGCGGCGGCGATCCTCCTCCAGGAGAGCTTCCGGGGCCGGGGCTTCCTGCGCGCCGTCTTCCTCGTCCCGTACGCCCTGCCGGTCTACGCGGCCGTCATCACCTGGGCGTTCATGTTCCAGCGGGACAACGGGCTGATCAACCACGTGCTGCACGACCAGCTCGGCATCACCGACGAGCCGTCCTTCTGGCTGATCGGCGACAACAGCATCTACACCCTGATCATCGTCTCGGTGTGGAAGGGCTGGCCGTTCGCCTTCCTCATGCTGATGGCCGGGCTCCAGAACATCCCGCGCGAGCTGTACGAGGCCGCCTCGATCGACGGCGCCGGCATCTGGCAGCAGATCCGCCGGATCACGCTGCCCTCGCTGCGCCCGGTCAACCAGGTCCTGGTCCTGGTGCTCTTCCTGTGGACGTTCAACGACTTCAACACCCCGTACGTCCTGTTCGGGAAATCGGCCCCGGAGAGCGCGGACCTGATCTCGATCCACATCTACCAGTCGTCGTTCGTCACCTGGAACTTCGGCACCGGATCCGCGATGTCGGTCCTGCTGCTGCTCTTCCTGCTGGTCGTGACGGCCGTCTACCTGTTCCTCACCTCGCGCGGAAGGAAGGGCGCCGATGTCTAG